From one Macrobrachium nipponense isolate FS-2020 chromosome 37, ASM1510439v2, whole genome shotgun sequence genomic stretch:
- the LOC135209012 gene encoding uncharacterized protein LOC135209012, with amino-acid sequence MNFKSGHHQHTHPGDPGAELKASTRAFVKKSALECPFASSGEIVKKALPSSENSDVPLQNINTLVRCTNRAREGQRPKHPEDTSFELNRDHVPQDFLQADLFENGQRHLIFATSIQLQHMSKSKTWYVDGTFKLVRTPFVQLLSVHSFIKKDEILKRVPLCFVLMSRRKKKDYVAVLRKITELTPTSVFEVVVDFEKALWSAVRVCLPKASIHGCWFHWAQAVYRRVKTLGLQNAYINQLAVRQFIQQLMALPNLPPSHIEPAFRHITSQPLPDQRLKDLITYYNKIWIRNEMHPPHSWSCYKRPVRTNNDVEGWHHAINRVAKTNSINMYFLISILHDEASRIPIIVKLIKQKKMHRYQRKHAVKKQIAFDDLWMKYENKFISTSDFLNRFAELMDHVDE; translated from the coding sequence ATGAACTTCAAAAGTGGacaccaccaacacacacatcCTGGGGATCCTGGTGCTGAACTCAAAGCATCAACACGAGCTTTCGTTAAAAAGTCAGCTTTGGAATGCCCATTTGCATCATCTGGGGAAATAGTAAAGAAAGCACTCCCAAGCAGTGAAAATTCAGATGTTCccttacaaaatataaacactcTAGTCAGATGCACTAATCGCGCCAGAGAAGGACAACGTCCAAAACACCCTGAAGATACCAGTTTTGAATTAAACAGAGATCATGTTCCCCAGGACTTTCTTCAAGCTGATCTATTTGAAAATGGGCAACGGCATCTCATATTTGCAACGTCTATTCAGTTGCAACACATGTCCAAGTCTAAAACTTGGTACGTGGACGGCACTTTTAAACTTGTTCGTACCCCTTTTGTTCAACTTTTAAGTGTCCACAGTTTTATAAAGAAGGATGAAATTTTGAAACGGGTTCCATTGTGCTTTGTCCTAAtgtcaagaagaaagaaaaaggactACGTAGCTGTCCTAAGAAAAATCACCGAGTTAACACCAACATCAGTTTTTGAGGTTGTTGTGGATTTTGAGAAAGCACTATGGTCGGCAGTGCGAGTGTGCCTTCCCAAGGCTTCCATTCATGGCTGCTGGTTTCACTGGGCCCAAGCAGTGTACCGAAGAGTAAAAACACTAGGTCTACAAAATGCCTATATTAATCAACTCGCTGTAAGACAATTCATTCAGCAGTTAATGGCGCTGCCAAACTTACCTCCATCACATATAGAGCCAGCTTTTCGCCATATCACTAGCCAGCCACTTCCTGATCAACGATTAAAAGATCTCATTACTTACTATAATAAAATATGGATCAGGAATGAGATGCATCCTCCACATTCTTGGAGCTGTTACAAACGCCCTGTTCGGACTAACAACGATGTAGAAGGGTGGCACCATGCGATTAACAGAGTAGCAAAAACCAATTCAATTAACATGTACTTCTTAATTAGTATTCTCCATGATGAAGCCAGTAGAATTCCCATCATTgtaaaactaattaaacaaaagaaaatgcacAGATACCAAAGGAAGCATGCTGTCAAAAAGCAAATTGCATTTGATGACCTCTGGATGAAATATGAGAACAAATTCATATCAACATCAGACTTTCTTAACCGCTTTGCCGAACTGATGGATCATGTAGATGAATAA